In Hamadaea flava, a genomic segment contains:
- a CDS encoding CGNR zinc finger domain-containing protein — protein MLFTHDTEVSLAGAAALVNTVDADGISDEKLPDEAALDEFFVAYRWSGGRTHTRAELQAVRELRPRLRHMWELAIAERTEDFVDIINALLRETNALPQLVKHDNWDYHLHATPSDAPLADRMAVEAAMAFIDVVRTGELSRLRICEYQNCGDVYVDLSKNRSKRFCDGGCGNRAAVSAYRARKAAAAS, from the coding sequence ATGCTGTTTACTCATGACACGGAAGTGTCCCTGGCCGGGGCCGCCGCCCTGGTGAACACGGTCGACGCCGACGGCATCAGTGACGAGAAACTGCCCGACGAGGCCGCCCTCGACGAGTTCTTCGTGGCCTACCGATGGAGCGGCGGGCGTACGCACACCCGGGCGGAGCTGCAGGCCGTTCGGGAGCTGCGGCCCCGGCTGCGCCACATGTGGGAACTGGCGATCGCCGAGCGCACCGAAGACTTCGTCGACATCATCAACGCGCTGCTCCGCGAGACCAACGCCCTGCCCCAGCTGGTCAAACACGACAACTGGGACTACCACCTGCACGCCACTCCGTCCGATGCCCCGCTGGCCGACCGGATGGCCGTCGAGGCGGCGATGGCCTTCATCGACGTCGTGCGTACGGGTGAACTCAGCCGGCTGCGCATCTGCGAATACCAGAACTGCGGCGACGTCTACGTCGACCTGTCGAAGAACCGGTCCAAGCGATTCTGCGACGGCGGCTGCGGGAACCGGGCGGCCGTCAGCGCGTACCGGGCACGCAAAGCCGCCGCCGCTTCGTAA
- a CDS encoding MarR family winged helix-turn-helix transcriptional regulator: MEHRSQMGGNAFLLAQIGAHAAAAFRERVATLDLTPAQAGLLRMLAADPGLSQQAYARRLGTPPSRFVTMVDTLEERGLVERRRGEPDRRSYALHLTEAGTQLFRRVGAVGRAHEDDLCAALDDDERKALHEMLSRIAAQQMLTPGVHPGYRG, translated from the coding sequence GTGGAGCACAGGTCTCAGATGGGCGGCAACGCCTTCCTGCTCGCCCAGATCGGCGCGCATGCCGCAGCCGCGTTCCGCGAACGGGTGGCGACGCTCGACTTGACCCCGGCCCAAGCCGGACTCCTGCGGATGCTCGCCGCCGACCCGGGACTGAGCCAGCAGGCGTACGCCAGGCGGCTCGGAACGCCGCCGAGCCGATTCGTCACGATGGTCGACACCCTGGAAGAGCGAGGGCTGGTCGAGCGGCGACGCGGTGAACCCGACCGCCGCTCCTACGCGTTGCACCTCACCGAGGCGGGCACTCAGCTGTTCCGGCGAGTCGGCGCGGTCGGGCGGGCTCACGAGGACGATCTCTGCGCGGCCCTCGACGACGACGAACGCAAGGCGCTGCATGAGATGCTCAGCCGGATCGCCGCGCAGCAGATGTTGACCCCGGGCGTCCATCCGGGATATCGCGGCTGA
- a CDS encoding EamA family transporter: protein MAQRATTAGLGLALLSAATFGTSGTFARSLIEAGWSAEAAVAARVGIAALVLAIPTAVALRGKGHVLLRNLRAIGLFGILAVGGAQVCFFNAVQYVPIGVALLLEYLGIILVVFWMWVAHGQRPTRLTVGGAVAALAGLVLVLNLTSGDGISGVGVLWGLGAAVGLAAYFVLSARVDEELSSVALAAGGMGLGSAVLLVLGGVGVLPLHATFGDVTFAGRVVSWVVPILGLSLIAAAFAYVTGIGAARVLGARLSSFVGLTEVLFAVLFAWLILDELPTVVQLLGGVLIVAGVALVRLGERTAPATDPTPASTASPADTPDLVDALPR, encoded by the coding sequence ATGGCGCAGCGCGCTACCACAGCCGGCCTCGGGCTGGCCCTGCTCTCCGCCGCGACGTTCGGGACCTCCGGCACGTTCGCCCGGTCGCTGATCGAGGCCGGCTGGTCGGCCGAGGCCGCCGTGGCCGCCCGAGTCGGCATCGCCGCGCTGGTGCTGGCCATCCCGACCGCCGTCGCGCTGCGCGGCAAGGGCCACGTCCTGCTGCGTAACCTGCGGGCCATCGGCCTGTTCGGCATCCTGGCGGTCGGCGGCGCGCAGGTCTGCTTCTTCAACGCCGTTCAATACGTGCCGATCGGCGTCGCGCTGCTGCTGGAGTACCTCGGCATCATCTTGGTCGTCTTCTGGATGTGGGTGGCGCACGGCCAGCGGCCGACCCGGCTCACCGTCGGCGGGGCGGTCGCCGCGCTGGCCGGTCTGGTGCTCGTGCTGAACCTGACCAGCGGCGATGGCATCAGCGGCGTCGGCGTCCTGTGGGGGCTGGGCGCGGCGGTCGGGCTGGCGGCGTACTTCGTGCTCTCGGCACGGGTGGACGAGGAACTGTCGTCGGTCGCCCTGGCCGCCGGCGGGATGGGCCTCGGCTCAGCCGTCCTGCTGGTGCTCGGCGGGGTCGGCGTCCTACCGCTGCACGCGACCTTCGGCGACGTCACCTTCGCCGGGCGCGTGGTCAGCTGGGTCGTGCCGATCCTGGGGCTGTCGCTGATCGCCGCCGCGTTCGCGTACGTGACGGGCATCGGGGCCGCCCGGGTCCTGGGAGCTCGACTGTCCTCGTTCGTCGGGCTCACCGAGGTCCTGTTCGCGGTCCTGTTCGCCTGGCTGATCCTGGACGAACTGCCCACCGTCGTTCAGCTGCTCGGTGGCGTACTGATCGTGGCGGGTGTCGCGCTGGTCCGGCTCGGCGAGCGGACCGCGCCCGCCACCGACCCCACCCCGGCCTCCACCGCCTCCCCCGCCGACACGCCCGACCTCGTCGACGCGCTTCCTCGTTGA
- a CDS encoding GNAT family N-acetyltransferase, which yields MSSLTIRAVSTDADYEAWRSVRLAVYPYERTATLAELKSRASADRQLFVVERDGVLVAAGGLIPSSIGGTGSVAPWVLPDFRRQGIGAELLAYLVGEARRRGFPAASGNADDAGSAAFAERYGFVEVDRQVEQVRAIGDEPAAVAPLGVSLVTVAERPELWREAYEPLGLPGVADMAVSAPMKVSLAEWEDEWLGEPSATFLAIDDATGDLIGTAGLILDTDQTDRAENAFTTVRRDWRGRGVASAVKRATLHWAANKGLREVYTWTQRGNADMRRLNEYLGYATRTISVRLEQTL from the coding sequence GTGAGCAGCTTGACGATCCGCGCAGTGTCCACCGACGCCGACTACGAGGCCTGGCGCTCGGTCCGCCTAGCGGTCTACCCCTATGAGCGTACGGCGACGCTGGCAGAGCTGAAGTCGCGTGCCTCCGCCGATCGGCAGCTGTTCGTGGTCGAGCGCGACGGCGTACTGGTCGCGGCGGGCGGCTTGATCCCGTCGAGCATCGGCGGCACCGGCTCGGTCGCGCCCTGGGTGCTGCCCGACTTCCGGCGGCAGGGGATCGGCGCAGAGCTGCTGGCGTACCTGGTCGGCGAGGCACGCCGCCGGGGCTTCCCGGCCGCCTCCGGCAACGCCGACGACGCCGGGTCGGCCGCGTTCGCCGAGCGCTACGGATTCGTCGAAGTAGATCGCCAGGTGGAACAGGTCCGCGCCATCGGCGACGAACCAGCGGCGGTCGCACCGCTGGGCGTATCCCTGGTGACTGTGGCCGAGCGGCCGGAACTGTGGCGCGAAGCGTATGAGCCGCTGGGCCTGCCCGGGGTGGCGGACATGGCGGTGAGCGCGCCGATGAAGGTGTCGCTGGCGGAGTGGGAGGACGAGTGGCTGGGCGAGCCCAGCGCGACGTTCCTCGCGATCGATGACGCGACCGGCGACCTGATCGGAACCGCCGGCCTGATCCTCGACACCGACCAGACCGACCGCGCGGAGAATGCCTTCACGACCGTCCGCCGTGACTGGCGTGGGCGGGGCGTGGCCTCGGCCGTCAAGCGCGCGACTCTGCACTGGGCCGCAAACAAAGGGCTGCGCGAGGTCTACACCTGGACCCAGCGTGGCAACGCGGACATGCGCCGGCTCAACGAGTACCTCGGGTACGCGACCCGGACCATCAGCGTCCGCCTGGAGCAGACGCTATGA
- a CDS encoding CHAT domain-containing protein — MTDLAVEEFAIQVGNRRVQAEWRRGGYSQSVVGELEIDDLRWRTVEVFVDLLRSNRLINVHELKLLGEHLFVTLFGSRRDDNGPGALLRRAIKGDPYADNGQRRLLRVVLEMGSGAERLASWPWEYLYVPLDREDPDTGFFLGESTNFMLTRKLPLAVSARMIQVRPPLRVLFVVLAPNDVTETDIEYEAVLETLMELRDLGGEARIDLRVLTQNHAHDGRSFPANEELPVQTTWRSFLNTVEQFDPQVVHVISHGRYVDGADGRPRGQMAFPDENNKALWIDDRDLANQLSLSASGLRLVFLQACESAATSASGYHVISGLAQSLAQKNIPAVIAMHYQVQLRLANQFARAFYQALVDRRPIEVAMHHARRELYLSGMMGESQQRAGFGLPVLYLRESGPLLTPALLPVSASAGGSGPRVAEPSGPPGESPGSQQATAPPWEQSGRPVIDNFPGSGRWSTGEQPLA, encoded by the coding sequence ATGACGGATCTGGCGGTGGAGGAGTTCGCGATCCAGGTCGGCAACCGCCGGGTCCAGGCCGAATGGCGGCGCGGCGGCTACAGCCAGTCCGTCGTCGGCGAGCTGGAGATCGACGATCTGCGGTGGCGTACCGTCGAGGTCTTCGTGGACCTGTTGCGCAGCAACCGGTTGATCAACGTGCACGAGCTGAAGCTGCTCGGCGAGCACCTGTTCGTGACGCTGTTCGGTTCGCGCCGCGACGACAACGGGCCCGGTGCGCTGTTGCGCCGCGCGATCAAGGGCGACCCGTACGCCGACAACGGCCAGCGGCGTCTGCTCCGCGTCGTGCTGGAGATGGGTTCCGGGGCCGAACGCCTCGCGTCGTGGCCCTGGGAGTACCTCTACGTCCCACTGGATCGCGAGGACCCCGACACGGGCTTCTTCCTCGGCGAGAGCACGAACTTCATGCTCACCCGCAAACTTCCGCTGGCGGTCTCCGCCCGCATGATCCAGGTACGCCCACCGCTGCGCGTCCTGTTCGTGGTACTCGCCCCGAACGACGTGACCGAGACCGACATCGAGTACGAGGCCGTCCTGGAAACGCTGATGGAGCTGCGTGACCTGGGCGGCGAGGCGCGGATCGATCTGCGGGTGCTGACGCAGAACCATGCGCACGACGGGCGCAGCTTCCCGGCGAACGAGGAGCTGCCGGTCCAGACGACCTGGCGGTCCTTCCTCAACACCGTCGAGCAGTTCGATCCCCAGGTCGTGCACGTCATCTCGCACGGCCGGTACGTCGACGGCGCGGACGGGCGGCCCCGTGGGCAGATGGCCTTCCCGGACGAGAACAACAAGGCGCTCTGGATCGACGACCGCGACCTGGCCAACCAGCTCAGCCTCAGCGCCTCCGGGCTGCGCCTGGTCTTCCTGCAGGCCTGCGAATCGGCGGCGACCTCGGCCAGCGGCTATCACGTCATCTCCGGCCTGGCCCAGTCGCTGGCCCAGAAGAACATCCCGGCAGTGATCGCGATGCACTACCAAGTCCAGCTGCGGCTGGCCAACCAATTCGCGCGGGCGTTCTATCAGGCGCTGGTCGACCGGCGGCCGATCGAGGTCGCGATGCACCACGCCCGCCGGGAGCTGTATCTCAGCGGCATGATGGGCGAGTCGCAGCAGCGCGCGGGATTCGGCCTGCCCGTGCTGTATCTGCGCGAGTCCGGCCCGCTGCTCACCCCGGCTCTCCTGCCCGTCTCCGCTTCCGCCGGTGGCAGCGGTCCCCGGGTCGCCGAGCCGTCCGGCCCGCCGGGCGAGTCGCCCGGCTCGCAGCAGGCCACCGCCCCGCCGTGGGAGCAGTCCGGCCGGCCCGTCATCGACAACTTCCCCGGAAGCGGAAGGTGGAGCACCGGTGAGCAACCCCTCGCCTGA
- a CDS encoding DUF6642 family protein → MPQGGIFCVEGQWHRDLRDRSSVRSTLELLERHRGIRFIHKDVAAPDELTYFLDRWTLKQYADYTVGFFAMHGEPSRLCLTDWHSVELDEIADQLAGKCGGKRLYFGSCSVMQGSEAKLHAFLRATGAALMCGFSRQVDWVESAAFETVLLDVLASGQRHNATELRIGSRQWAPLAAYLGFRIVYANGRVWRPGVAKVRVPRQVMHSPS, encoded by the coding sequence ATGCCACAGGGCGGGATCTTCTGCGTCGAGGGACAGTGGCATCGCGACCTCCGGGACCGCAGTTCGGTCCGCTCGACGTTGGAGCTGCTCGAACGGCATCGCGGGATCAGGTTCATCCATAAGGACGTCGCCGCCCCCGACGAGCTGACCTATTTCCTCGACCGCTGGACCCTCAAGCAATACGCCGACTACACGGTGGGCTTCTTCGCGATGCACGGCGAGCCCAGCCGGCTGTGCCTGACCGACTGGCACAGCGTCGAGCTGGACGAGATCGCCGACCAGCTCGCCGGCAAGTGCGGGGGCAAGCGCCTCTACTTCGGCAGCTGCTCGGTGATGCAGGGCTCGGAGGCCAAGCTGCACGCCTTCCTGCGGGCGACCGGGGCCGCGCTCATGTGCGGCTTCTCCCGCCAGGTCGACTGGGTCGAGTCGGCCGCGTTCGAGACGGTGCTGCTCGACGTGCTCGCCTCCGGCCAGCGGCACAACGCCACCGAGCTGCGCATCGGGTCACGGCAGTGGGCGCCGCTGGCGGCGTACCTGGGGTTTCGGATCGTCTATGCCAACGGGCGGGTGTGGCGGCCCGGCGTGGCCAAGGTTCGCGTGCCTCGGCAGGTCATGCACTCGCCGTCATAG